In Tursiops truncatus isolate mTurTru1 chromosome 19, mTurTru1.mat.Y, whole genome shotgun sequence, a genomic segment contains:
- the LOC101323837 gene encoding metallothionein-2 translates to MDPNCSCTAGGSCACPGSCKCKDCKCTSCKKSCCSCCPVGCAKCAQGCICKGTSDKCSCCA, encoded by the exons ATGGATCCCAACTGCTCCTGCACCGCGG GCGGATCCTGCGCGTGTCCCGGCTCCTGCAAATGCAAAGACTGCAAATGCACCTCCTGCAAGAAGA gctgctgctcctgctgccccGTGGGCTGCGCCAAGTGTGCCCAGGGCTGCATCTGCAAAGGGACCTCAGACAAGTGCAGCTGCTGTGCCTGA